One part of the Treponema peruense genome encodes these proteins:
- the rny gene encoding ribonuclease Y — MVMYIILPVAGILLGWTIRWIYARFQLSASEQKAERVKQDAIKEAEAQKKEILLQAKEQLIQDRNQQERENRERRTELQRYESRVSKKEELLDQRSQEFDKKDKEIAARIIEMQKREDAMAVQEESLRSELERISGFTAEEAKSLIIKNLENEARHDAQALLNKVDQEAQLTAEKKAQEILITAIQRIATETTGDITVSTVSLPSDEMKGRIIGREGRNIRTLETLTGVDIIIDDTPEAVVISCFDPVRKEIAKVSLERLITDGRIHPARIEEIVQKVTREIQQKIYEEGEKALFDLGIHNMGQDGVRAIGRLYFRTSYGQNVLTHSKEVAEIASLLASEVGANRELAKRAALLHDIGKGAENDSDQNHAEVGAEMARKMGEDARVVNAIAAHHNDCEPQTIEAVIVQIADAISAARPGARRETVDNYTNRLENLEETAKKFPGVEQAYAIQAGRELRILVNNEKIPDDQVKELAKQIAKQIETDLRYPGRIKITMIRETRIIEYAR, encoded by the coding sequence ATGGTAATGTACATCATTCTCCCCGTTGCAGGAATTCTTCTTGGATGGACAATTCGCTGGATTTATGCCAGATTTCAACTTTCCGCCTCAGAACAGAAAGCTGAGCGCGTTAAACAGGATGCTATAAAAGAAGCCGAGGCTCAGAAAAAAGAGATTCTGCTTCAGGCAAAAGAACAACTCATTCAGGATCGAAACCAGCAGGAGCGGGAGAACCGTGAACGCCGTACCGAACTTCAGCGCTATGAAAGTCGTGTAAGCAAAAAAGAAGAACTCCTTGACCAGAGAAGTCAGGAATTCGACAAAAAAGACAAGGAAATTGCTGCAAGAATAATTGAAATGCAGAAGCGTGAAGATGCAATGGCTGTTCAGGAAGAAAGCCTTCGCTCTGAACTTGAACGCATTTCTGGTTTTACAGCAGAAGAAGCAAAGTCTCTCATTATCAAGAATCTTGAAAATGAAGCACGTCATGATGCCCAGGCTCTTCTTAACAAAGTTGACCAGGAAGCACAGCTCACTGCAGAAAAGAAAGCACAGGAAATTCTTATTACTGCAATCCAGAGAATCGCCACTGAAACCACAGGAGACATTACAGTTTCTACAGTGTCACTTCCGAGCGATGAAATGAAGGGAAGAATTATCGGCCGTGAGGGACGCAATATCCGCACCCTTGAAACCCTTACAGGTGTAGATATTATTATTGACGATACCCCGGAAGCGGTTGTAATAAGTTGCTTTGACCCGGTAAGAAAAGAGATTGCAAAGGTTTCGCTCGAAAGGCTTATTACCGACGGACGCATTCACCCGGCAAGAATCGAAGAAATCGTCCAGAAAGTAACACGCGAAATACAGCAGAAGATTTACGAAGAAGGCGAAAAGGCACTCTTTGATCTTGGAATCCACAACATGGGCCAGGACGGGGTACGCGCTATCGGACGCCTTTACTTCCGCACAAGTTACGGACAGAACGTTCTTACGCACTCAAAGGAAGTTGCAGAAATTGCAAGTCTTCTGGCTTCTGAAGTCGGGGCAAACAGGGAACTGGCCAAAAGAGCCGCACTTCTTCACGACATCGGTAAGGGTGCAGAAAACGACAGCGACCAGAACCACGCAGAAGTCGGTGCCGAAATGGCAAGAAAGATGGGTGAAGATGCCCGCGTAGTAAACGCAATTGCAGCCCACCACAACGACTGCGAGCCACAGACTATTGAAGCTGTTATCGTACAGATTGCAGATGCTATAAGTGCAGCACGCCCGGGTGCACGCCGCGAGACAGTTGACAATTATACCAACAGGCTCGAAAACCTTGAAGAAACTGCCAAAAAGTTCCCCGGTGTAGAACAGGCGTATGCCATTCAGGCTGGTCGCGAACTGCGCATTCTTGT
- a CDS encoding PTS sugar transporter subunit IIA has product MIGDFSVSSLLEKGDVFSDVRGSTAAEIYDFVCSSAKLPEGLDAQVLKNELVQRELVLSTAVGNGIAIPHPRRPLLKNTDDARIIVCFPKVPVEMESPDGLSVYAMFILLSDSTQSHIHTLSALAKLFRDVSFRKILSSKPSKKVLVEEIRSRGF; this is encoded by the coding sequence ATGATCGGGGATTTTTCTGTTAGTTCGCTGCTGGAAAAGGGAGATGTTTTTTCTGACGTCAGGGGAAGTACTGCTGCCGAAATCTATGATTTTGTGTGTTCTTCTGCAAAACTTCCCGAAGGACTGGACGCGCAGGTGCTCAAAAACGAACTTGTGCAGAGGGAACTTGTGCTGAGTACTGCCGTAGGAAACGGTATTGCCATTCCACACCCCAGAAGACCCCTGCTGAAAAACACCGATGACGCACGCATTATAGTATGCTTTCCAAAAGTTCCTGTAGAAATGGAGTCTCCCGACGGACTGAGCGTTTACGCAATGTTTATTCTTCTGTCTGACTCAACACAGTCACATATACACACCCTTTCTGCTCTGGCAAAACTTTTCAGGGACGTTTCTTTCAGAAAAATTCTTTCGTCAAAGCCTTCAAAAAAGGTTCTTGTCGAAGAGATACGCTCACGTGGGTTTTAA
- the tkt gene encoding transketolase codes for MDKKGIEAAALSIRSLSMDAIQKANSGHPGLPLGAAELAAVLYGDVMKHNPADSKWVDRDRFVLSAGHGSMLLYSVLHLAGYKVSMDDIKSFRQVGSKCPGHPEYGETDGVESTSGPLGQGIAVSVGMAIAESMLAARFNTPKHTIVDHYTYTLVGEGCLEEGVSSEASSLAGNLHLGKLIAFYDENKISIDGNTDITFTDDIAKRYESYGWQVLRGSMYNIGEIADLVKIAKTETQKPSLIILKSVIGKGAPKQGTADVHGAPLGAEGCAEAKRNLGLPENEQFYVVPEAYEFFAKRREELAQAEADWKKEFDSWAKENPELAKKWDEYWNQKPTGTAAAPEYKVGDKLATRDASGKSLNCMADRYEWLVGGSADLQGPNKTKVKNDDGTYSASNRKGRTIEYGIREFAMSQVMSGINLHGGLRSFGATFLVFCDYLRPSLRVAALSRLPNIYVFTHDSIYVGEDGPTHQPIESLASLRCIPNVQVLRPGDAEESQTAWEMAVASKDHPVCMAFTRQALTVYEKADKNWRETAAKKGAYIVAEGSSSPDITVLATGSEVEMSLKAAALVPSKKIRVVSVLDKNLFEAQGDSYRDSVIGGAKRVVVAEAGCSMGWEGYAKKSDLFTINRFGESGPAAKVAEDLGFTAEKLAELLAK; via the coding sequence ATGGACAAAAAGGGAATCGAGGCCGCTGCTCTTTCAATCCGCAGTCTTTCGATGGATGCAATTCAGAAGGCGAATTCCGGACACCCCGGTCTTCCTCTCGGAGCCGCAGAACTTGCGGCCGTTCTTTACGGTGATGTCATGAAGCACAATCCCGCCGACTCAAAGTGGGTAGACAGAGACCGCTTTGTTCTTTCTGCCGGACACGGTTCCATGCTTCTTTACTCCGTTCTTCATCTTGCCGGATACAAAGTGTCAATGGACGATATCAAGTCATTCCGCCAAGTTGGTTCAAAATGCCCGGGACATCCCGAGTACGGCGAAACTGACGGTGTTGAAAGCACTTCAGGCCCGCTCGGACAGGGAATTGCTGTTTCTGTCGGAATGGCCATAGCCGAGTCAATGCTTGCCGCACGCTTTAACACACCAAAGCACACTATTGTAGACCACTATACATATACACTTGTAGGCGAAGGCTGTCTTGAAGAGGGTGTTTCTTCCGAAGCATCATCTTTGGCTGGAAACCTTCACCTTGGAAAACTCATTGCTTTCTACGACGAAAATAAAATTTCCATTGACGGTAACACAGACATTACTTTTACTGACGATATTGCAAAGCGCTACGAGTCCTACGGCTGGCAGGTTCTTCGCGGTTCAATGTACAACATTGGCGAAATTGCAGACCTTGTAAAAATCGCAAAGACCGAAACACAGAAGCCGTCTCTCATTATTCTCAAGTCCGTAATCGGAAAAGGCGCTCCCAAACAGGGTACAGCAGATGTTCACGGTGCACCGCTTGGAGCAGAAGGATGCGCAGAAGCAAAGAGAAATCTCGGTCTTCCCGAAAACGAGCAGTTCTACGTTGTTCCTGAAGCATACGAATTCTTTGCAAAGAGAAGGGAAGAGCTTGCACAGGCAGAAGCCGACTGGAAGAAGGAATTTGACAGCTGGGCAAAAGAAAATCCTGAACTTGCCAAAAAGTGGGACGAATACTGGAACCAGAAGCCAACCGGAACAGCCGCTGCCCCTGAATACAAAGTTGGTGACAAACTTGCAACACGCGACGCAAGCGGAAAGAGCCTTAACTGCATGGCCGACCGCTATGAGTGGCTTGTAGGCGGTTCAGCAGACCTTCAGGGACCAAACAAGACAAAGGTAAAGAATGACGACGGAACATACAGCGCTTCAAACCGCAAGGGCCGCACAATAGAGTACGGAATCCGCGAGTTTGCAATGAGCCAGGTAATGAGCGGAATAAACCTTCACGGAGGTCTGCGTTCATTCGGTGCAACATTCCTTGTATTCTGCGATTATCTCAGACCGTCACTTCGTGTTGCTGCTCTGAGCCGCCTGCCAAATATCTATGTATTTACACACGATTCAATTTATGTAGGAGAAGACGGACCTACACACCAGCCGATCGAGTCCCTCGCTTCACTCAGATGTATTCCTAACGTTCAGGTTTTGAGACCGGGCGATGCAGAAGAGTCACAGACAGCATGGGAAATGGCTGTTGCAAGCAAGGATCATCCGGTTTGTATGGCATTTACAAGACAGGCTCTTACTGTTTATGAAAAAGCAGACAAGAACTGGCGCGAAACTGCCGCAAAGAAGGGTGCATATATTGTTGCAGAAGGTTCTTCTTCTCCTGACATTACTGTTCTTGCAACAGGTTCAGAAGTAGAGATGTCCCTTAAGGCAGCAGCTCTTGTTCCTTCAAAAAAGATTCGCGTTGTTTCTGTTCTTGACAAGAATCTCTTTGAAGCACAGGGCGATTCTTACCGCGATTCTGTAATTGGCGGTGCAAAACGCGTTGTTGTTGCAGAAGCCGGTTGCAGCATGGGCTGGGAAGGATATGCAAAGAAGTCTGATCTGTTTACAATAAACAGATTCGGTGAGTCCGGACCTGCAGCAAAGGTTGCCGAAGACCTCGGATTTACTGCAGAAAAACTTGCAGAACTTCTGGCTAAATAA
- a CDS encoding ATP-binding protein, whose product MAELKLFPIGLQDFSQIRRNGYYYVDKTDIVYKMTHTDRVYFLSRPRRFGKSLLISTLRDYFLGKKELFEGLAIEKLEKEWKQYPVFHLSFAGTKFTDLKTLQIYLNDMLGEFEEKYQITNTNQYEWGSRFKKILKSTYEQTKTEPVVLVDEYDAPLLDTMDNPELQLVLKQEMRKLFSPLKDMGGILRFVFLTGISKFSQLSIFSELNNLNVITMDNEYASICGITKEELFSQMKPEIQALADNNNMTYDQACAALTQKYDGYHFTEKSPDIYNPFSLINALSKKELKNFWFATGTPTILTRLIKKYNMDPESFDKGFPATLEMFDAPTETATDPVPMLYQSGYLTIKKYDSPEYVLGFPNDEVRDGFCKALLPYYATELVSQNDIFVMKLGRAFRESRLEDALKEMKAFLSSIPYNAEKQDENHYKTLFYLIARLCTPYVVKTEECSAAGRSDMVIETENAVYVFEFKLDGTVEEALAQIDSKGYLIPYSVTKDKNGNDKKLGKSGRKF is encoded by the coding sequence ATGGCAGAATTAAAACTTTTTCCAATAGGGTTACAGGATTTTTCTCAGATACGAAGAAACGGTTATTATTATGTAGACAAAACAGACATTGTTTACAAAATGACACATACAGACCGCGTTTATTTTTTGAGTCGTCCGCGTCGTTTTGGAAAATCACTTTTGATTTCAACCTTGCGTGATTATTTTTTAGGCAAGAAAGAACTTTTTGAAGGACTTGCAATCGAAAAACTCGAAAAAGAATGGAAGCAATATCCTGTTTTTCATTTGAGTTTTGCAGGAACAAAATTTACAGATTTAAAAACGCTTCAGATTTATTTGAATGATATGCTTGGTGAGTTTGAAGAAAAATATCAGATTACAAATACAAACCAATATGAATGGGGCAGCCGTTTTAAAAAAATCCTTAAATCCACTTATGAACAAACAAAAACAGAACCTGTAGTTTTAGTTGACGAATACGATGCACCTCTTTTAGATACAATGGATAACCCCGAACTTCAGCTCGTTTTAAAACAGGAAATGCGAAAGTTGTTCAGTCCTCTGAAAGATATGGGCGGAATTCTGCGTTTTGTATTTTTGACAGGAATCAGCAAATTCAGTCAGCTGAGTATTTTCAGTGAATTGAATAATCTTAATGTAATTACGATGGATAATGAATATGCTTCAATCTGTGGAATTACAAAAGAAGAACTTTTTTCTCAAATGAAGCCGGAAATCCAGGCGCTTGCAGATAACAACAATATGACTTACGACCAAGCTTGTGCAGCTCTTACTCAAAAATATGACGGCTATCATTTTACAGAAAAGTCACCTGATATTTATAATCCGTTCAGTCTGATAAATGCACTCAGTAAAAAGGAATTAAAAAACTTCTGGTTTGCAACAGGAACACCGACAATTCTTACGCGTCTTATAAAAAAGTATAATATGGATCCTGAAAGTTTTGACAAAGGATTTCCTGCAACACTTGAAATGTTTGACGCTCCGACAGAAACGGCGACAGACCCTGTTCCAATGCTGTACCAGAGTGGATATCTTACAATAAAAAAATATGATTCACCTGAATATGTTTTAGGTTTTCCTAATGATGAAGTTCGTGACGGATTCTGTAAAGCTTTACTTCCTTACTACGCTACAGAACTTGTAAGTCAAAATGATATTTTTGTTATGAAATTGGGACGAGCTTTCCGTGAATCCCGTCTTGAAGACGCCCTAAAAGAGATGAAAGCATTTTTGTCTTCAATTCCGTATAATGCAGAAAAGCAGGATGAAAATCATTACAAAACTTTATTCTATTTAATTGCAAGATTGTGCACACCGTATGTTGTCAAGACAGAAGAATGTTCAGCCGCCGGCCGAAGTGATATGGTTATAGAAACAGAAAATGCAGTTTATGTTTTTGAATTCAAACTTGACGGAACAGTAGAAGAAGCACTCGCACAGATTGATTCAAAAGGATATCTGATTCCGTATTCAGTTACAAAAGATAAAAACGGCAATGACAAAAAGCTTGGTAAAAGTGGGCGTAAGTTTTGA
- a CDS encoding Lcl domain-containing protein, whose amino-acid sequence MKISTKFLACAVSLIVLGMGKTVCEEPHDYPRSVAVGDIIYTDGTTSSKDAELTSGKTPVAVVAGFNENGVMFGLGLKQSSSSLMWAPENTTGYSTKFTGIIAYSDRTGIGYGSIATITGDKDGSDNWEYVKSIDPEGTAAAETNYPAFNFAATYAATAGITGEFAEGWYMPSIAELCELYKNKDILNTSLSKCGGTTFGYRYYWSSSQSSSSYNAWVLDFGDGILHDNYKFAIDYVCCVRAF is encoded by the coding sequence ATGAAAATTTCTACAAAGTTTTTGGCATGTGCAGTTTCACTGATTGTACTTGGAATGGGAAAGACGGTTTGTGAAGAACCTCATGATTACCCGAGAAGCGTTGCAGTCGGCGACATAATTTACACAGACGGCACAACAAGTTCAAAAGACGCAGAACTTACATCAGGAAAAACACCGGTGGCAGTTGTGGCAGGTTTCAATGAAAACGGCGTAATGTTCGGACTTGGTCTTAAGCAAAGCAGTTCTTCTTTAATGTGGGCACCAGAAAATACAACAGGGTACAGTACAAAATTTACCGGAATTATTGCTTATTCAGATAGAACAGGAATTGGGTATGGAAGTATTGCAACAATTACAGGCGACAAAGACGGAAGCGACAACTGGGAATATGTAAAAAGCATAGATCCTGAAGGAACGGCAGCTGCTGAAACAAATTATCCTGCATTCAATTTTGCTGCAACCTATGCAGCAACAGCCGGAATTACCGGAGAATTTGCAGAAGGCTGGTATATGCCGTCTATTGCAGAACTGTGTGAACTTTACAAAAATAAAGATATATTGAATACATCACTTTCTAAATGCGGTGGAACTACGTTTGGGTACAGGTACTATTGGTCGTCGTCGCAGAGCAGTAGCAGCTACAACGCGTGGGTCCTCGACTTTGGCGATGGCATCCTCCACGACAACTACAAGTTCGCCATTGATTATGTTTGTTGTGTGCGGGCCTTTTAA
- a CDS encoding YkgJ family cysteine cluster protein encodes MEENVFYKNGLDFSCRQCSRCCRFEGGAVLLSREDLNSLAQWAQLTPEQFIKVYCRFLEDDSGTKYLCLRDKNKSDCIFWNNGCEAYSARPAQCRSYPFWTKILSSQKAWDNESNVCPGINCGEHHCKNEIEKELSVYKSRIPLTE; translated from the coding sequence ATGGAAGAAAATGTATTTTATAAAAACGGGCTGGACTTTTCGTGCAGACAGTGTTCAAGATGCTGCCGTTTTGAAGGAGGAGCCGTTCTGTTAAGCCGTGAAGATTTGAATTCCCTCGCACAATGGGCACAGCTTACACCGGAACAATTTATAAAAGTGTACTGCCGCTTTCTTGAAGATGACAGCGGAACAAAATATTTGTGTCTGCGTGACAAAAACAAAAGCGACTGCATCTTTTGGAACAACGGCTGCGAAGCATATTCTGCGCGCCCTGCCCAGTGCAGAAGCTATCCATTTTGGACAAAAATTCTTTCTTCACAAAAAGCGTGGGACAACGAAAGCAATGTCTGCCCCGGAATAAACTGCGGCGAACATCACTGCAAAAATGAAATAGAAAAAGAACTTTCCGTCTACAAAAGCAGGATTCCCTTAACGGAATAA
- a CDS encoding deoxyguanosinetriphosphate triphosphohydrolase family protein, translated as MKDSFISVRTDEKNPAWEQCIKRENSLYKRGNEIRSEFDRDYTRLLHCQAYRRLKHKTQVFFAPQNDHICTRIEHVTHVASVSSTISRYLGLNRELTEAIAIGHDIGHAPFGHTGEEILNSLISNQKEGLNAPKKFWHERNSLFFADFIETLQDPEGNEKNLDLTYAVRDGLVCHCGEIDQQGISPRKEAMDLYSIKRPGYVQPFTWEGCVVKISDKIAFLGRDLEDARSYHIIDMACYRQLKEIVAGTLGFGPNKKHSDHTTSGVHRSGRAVNTTVLINDMIVDLCEKSSPETGISFSEPYYNFIRELKKFSFACIYNNWRLVEFKRYAQEILGCIYRMLMDGQIYAQKRRMEYHLRYTPTLCRTFIDWLIKYSNYDEAKKKILRYCTPNVFDIDDLESYEKCVIEFISGMTDQFAIGIFQEILSF; from the coding sequence ATGAAAGATTCATTCATAAGCGTAAGAACCGACGAAAAAAATCCCGCATGGGAACAGTGCATAAAAAGAGAAAATTCCCTCTACAAAAGGGGAAACGAAATACGTTCAGAATTTGACCGTGATTATACGCGGCTTCTGCACTGCCAGGCCTACAGGCGCCTCAAGCACAAAACCCAGGTTTTCTTTGCACCGCAGAACGACCACATCTGCACAAGAATTGAACACGTCACACACGTAGCAAGCGTCAGTTCAACAATCTCGCGCTATCTGGGACTTAACCGCGAACTTACCGAAGCAATAGCAATAGGCCACGACATAGGTCACGCACCGTTCGGCCACACCGGAGAAGAAATACTCAACTCGCTCATTTCAAACCAAAAGGAAGGACTTAACGCACCAAAAAAATTCTGGCATGAAAGGAACAGCCTTTTCTTTGCAGACTTTATAGAAACGCTCCAGGATCCCGAAGGTAACGAAAAAAATCTTGACCTTACATACGCCGTGCGTGACGGTCTTGTATGCCACTGCGGAGAAATTGACCAGCAGGGAATATCCCCCAGAAAAGAAGCCATGGATTTGTATTCTATAAAGCGCCCCGGTTACGTACAGCCTTTTACCTGGGAAGGATGCGTCGTAAAAATAAGCGACAAAATTGCATTTCTGGGACGCGATCTTGAAGATGCACGCTCATACCATATAATAGACATGGCCTGTTACAGACAACTCAAGGAAATCGTAGCCGGAACACTGGGCTTTGGTCCCAACAAAAAACATTCCGACCACACAACAAGCGGGGTTCACCGTTCCGGACGCGCTGTAAACACAACCGTTCTTATAAACGACATGATTGTTGACCTTTGCGAAAAAAGTTCCCCCGAAACAGGAATTTCATTCAGCGAACCTTACTACAATTTTATAAGGGAACTCAAGAAATTCAGTTTTGCCTGCATTTACAACAACTGGCGCCTGGTTGAATTCAAACGCTATGCCCAGGAAATACTTGGCTGCATTTACAGAATGCTCATGGACGGCCAGATTTACGCCCAAAAGCGCCGCATGGAATACCACCTGCGTTATACCCCGACTTTATGCAGAACTTTTATAGACTGGCTTATAAAATATTCAAACTATGACGAAGCTAAGAAAAAAATTCTGCGTTACTGCACACCAAATGTTTTTGACATTGATGACCTTGAAAGCTATGAAAAATGCGTAATTGAATTCATAAGCGGAATGACCGACCAGTTTGCAATCGGTATTTTTCAGGAAATTCTGTCTTTTTGA
- a CDS encoding 5-formyltetrahydrofolate cyclo-ligase — translation MTKPELRKISRSSVAELSVFEKKEYSSKACSFFLQSELFSTSDIIFSYAATSSEIDPQLISRAALSKGKILAFPKTVPGTSDMDFYLAPQERKFESFFTEGAWGIKEPDCGCELFLPESESFKKICAHKKICVIVPGVAFSCGGTRLGHGKGFYDIYLERLLNAACLCGAEVFLVGMCFSCQLRDSVPAESHDAVMNFILSEKSFFSVG, via the coding sequence ATGACCAAGCCAGAACTCAGAAAAATTTCACGCAGCAGCGTCGCAGAACTTTCGGTTTTTGAAAAAAAAGAATATTCGTCAAAAGCCTGTTCATTTTTTTTACAGTCAGAATTATTCAGCACGAGTGACATAATTTTTTCTTACGCGGCAACATCTTCAGAAATTGATCCCCAGCTTATTTCAAGGGCTGCTCTTTCCAAAGGCAAAATACTTGCTTTTCCAAAAACTGTTCCCGGAACATCAGACATGGACTTTTATCTTGCGCCGCAGGAAAGGAAATTTGAATCTTTTTTTACAGAAGGTGCGTGGGGAATAAAAGAGCCTGATTGCGGTTGTGAACTTTTTTTACCTGAGTCTGAATCTTTTAAAAAAATATGCGCGCATAAAAAAATATGCGTCATTGTTCCGGGTGTGGCTTTTTCCTGTGGCGGAACACGACTGGGGCACGGAAAGGGATTTTATGACATTTACCTGGAGCGGCTTCTGAATGCTGCATGTCTCTGCGGTGCAGAAGTTTTTCTTGTCGGAATGTGTTTTTCATGTCAGCTGAGGGATTCTGTTCCGGCAGAAAGCCATGATGCCGTGATGAATTTTATTCTTAGCGAAAAATCATTTTTTAGTGTCGGCTGA